From Variovorax sp. J2L1-78, the proteins below share one genomic window:
- a CDS encoding helicase SNF2: MKTTQLKTSQFLGAVFLSILGVSTGAQAETYQGVQTVSSAVSRADVASQARAAARAGDQFSEASYSGTAPVVNSGLTRDAVRAQASQAARQGDIYSDAALYGFPAPTIGQADRAAVRAQAREAARNTTAVPL; the protein is encoded by the coding sequence ATGAAGACCACGCAACTGAAGACCTCGCAATTTCTCGGCGCTGTCTTTCTTTCCATCCTCGGCGTCTCCACCGGTGCCCAGGCCGAAACCTACCAAGGCGTGCAGACCGTGAGCTCGGCGGTGAGCCGTGCCGATGTGGCCTCGCAGGCCCGTGCTGCGGCCCGTGCCGGCGATCAGTTCAGCGAAGCGTCGTACAGCGGTACCGCGCCCGTGGTGAACTCGGGCCTGACCCGTGACGCCGTCCGCGCCCAGGCCAGCCAAGCCGCTCGCCAAGGTGATATCTACAGCGACGCGGCGCTCTATGGGTTCCCGGCACCGACCATCGGGCAGGCCGACCGTGCCGCGGTTCGTGCACAGGCCCGTGAGGCCGCACGCAACACGACGGCCGTGCCGCTCTGA
- a CDS encoding FtsX-like permease family protein → MRALLLTFSWQELRHHPWRNAAAVVAVMLGVALAFSVHLINASALDEFSSAVRSVNGQPDLELRAAQGSFDEALFARVARHPQVALASPVIEVSATALMGDRRLPLRIVGVDALVLPTLAPALMPVPAEGSVRFSLFAPGQVFLNAAARTALGDTVPRVTLQLGAQRREVQIAGSVSAGGTALAVMDIGAAQELFGRIGQLTRIDLRLADGIDRATFTRALEAAPGWPTNVRIAEPGDAAERVSNLSRAYRVNLTVLALVALFTGAFLVFSVLALSVAKRAQQFALLGVLGLTPRGRLGLVLAESLLLGAVGSIAGIALGAALAAFALKVLGGDLGGGYFAGVAPTLRWNSSAALLYGALGIAAAGVGGWWPARAAQSLPEAQTLKGLGATAPQRGGRIVPLALLAIGVVLARLPPIADIPVAAYVSVGFLLVGGITALPWLIALLYDRIAPAFAQRVLPMLAIERARRMRGTAAVAVSGVVASLSLAVALTVMVASFRDSVTRWLDVVLPADLYLRVAGSTGSTGGDDAAFTPAFVQRLAQLPGVARTGTLRLRPLLLDPARPAVSLIGRSFEDGGAARTLPLVGEALPVPAGQIGIYVSEAMVDLYGARPGTTFAPLAQALGTTSTFFVAGVWRDYVRQFGTLTMDARDFERLTGDRSASDVALWLAPGAAEGEVQAAVRKLAADEPGLGDAMELSSVAQIRATSLRIFDRSFAVTYWLQAVAIAIGLFGIAASFSAQVLARRKEFGLMAHLGFTRRQVLAVVAGEGAAWTAIGAVAGLALGLAVSVVLVHVVNPQSFHWTMDLLVPWWRLVALCAAVVAAGTLTAWLAGRAAAGRDAVLAVKEDW, encoded by the coding sequence ATGCGCGCGCTGCTTCTCACCTTCTCCTGGCAGGAACTGCGGCATCACCCGTGGCGCAACGCGGCCGCCGTCGTCGCCGTGATGCTGGGTGTGGCGCTGGCCTTCTCGGTGCACCTCATCAACGCCTCGGCGCTCGACGAGTTCTCCAGCGCCGTGCGCTCGGTCAACGGCCAACCCGACCTGGAACTGCGCGCCGCGCAAGGCAGCTTCGACGAGGCACTCTTCGCGCGTGTGGCGCGGCATCCGCAGGTCGCGCTGGCCAGCCCGGTGATCGAGGTTTCTGCGACCGCCTTGATGGGCGATCGGCGGCTGCCGCTGCGCATCGTCGGTGTCGATGCGCTGGTGCTGCCGACGCTTGCGCCCGCGCTGATGCCGGTGCCGGCTGAAGGCTCGGTGCGATTCTCGCTCTTCGCGCCGGGCCAGGTCTTCCTCAACGCCGCCGCGCGCACGGCGCTGGGCGACACGGTGCCACGCGTCACGCTGCAACTCGGCGCGCAGCGCCGCGAGGTGCAGATCGCCGGCAGCGTCTCGGCCGGCGGCACGGCCCTGGCGGTGATGGACATCGGCGCCGCGCAGGAACTGTTCGGCCGCATCGGCCAGCTCACGCGCATCGACCTGCGGCTGGCGGACGGCATCGACCGCGCCACCTTCACACGCGCGCTCGAAGCCGCGCCCGGCTGGCCGACGAACGTGCGCATCGCCGAGCCTGGCGACGCGGCCGAGCGCGTGAGCAACCTCTCGCGCGCTTACCGCGTCAACCTCACGGTGTTGGCGCTGGTCGCACTCTTCACCGGCGCCTTCCTGGTGTTCTCGGTGCTCGCGCTCAGCGTGGCCAAGCGGGCGCAGCAGTTCGCGCTGCTGGGCGTGCTGGGCCTCACGCCGCGCGGCCGGCTCGGGCTGGTGCTGGCCGAATCGCTGCTGCTCGGTGCGGTCGGCAGCATCGCCGGCATCGCGCTCGGCGCGGCACTGGCCGCGTTCGCGCTGAAGGTGCTGGGCGGCGATCTCGGCGGCGGCTACTTCGCGGGCGTCGCGCCCACGCTGCGCTGGAACAGCAGCGCCGCCCTGCTCTACGGTGCGCTCGGCATCGCGGCAGCCGGCGTCGGCGGCTGGTGGCCGGCGCGCGCGGCGCAGTCGCTGCCGGAAGCGCAGACGCTCAAGGGCCTGGGCGCCACGGCGCCGCAGCGCGGCGGGCGGATCGTGCCGCTGGCGCTGCTGGCGATCGGCGTCGTGCTCGCGAGGCTGCCGCCGATCGCCGACATCCCGGTCGCCGCGTATGTGTCGGTCGGTTTCCTGCTGGTGGGCGGCATCACCGCACTGCCCTGGCTCATCGCGCTGCTGTACGACCGCATCGCGCCGGCCTTTGCGCAACGCGTCCTGCCGATGCTGGCCATCGAGCGCGCACGCCGCATGCGCGGCACCGCGGCGGTCGCCGTCAGCGGCGTGGTCGCGAGCCTGAGCTTGGCGGTGGCGCTGACGGTGATGGTCGCGAGCTTCCGCGATTCGGTCACGCGGTGGCTCGACGTGGTGCTGCCGGCCGACCTCTACCTGCGCGTGGCCGGCAGCACTGGCAGCACCGGCGGCGACGACGCGGCCTTCACGCCCGCCTTCGTGCAGCGGCTCGCGCAGCTGCCGGGCGTGGCGCGCACCGGCACGCTGCGGCTGCGCCCGCTGCTGCTCGACCCGGCACGCCCGGCCGTCTCGCTGATCGGCCGCAGCTTCGAGGACGGCGGCGCGGCGCGCACGCTGCCGCTGGTCGGCGAGGCGCTGCCGGTGCCCGCGGGGCAGATCGGCATCTATGTGAGCGAGGCGATGGTCGACCTGTACGGCGCACGGCCGGGCACCACCTTCGCGCCACTCGCGCAGGCACTTGGCACGACGTCGACGTTCTTCGTGGCCGGCGTGTGGCGCGACTACGTGCGGCAGTTCGGCACCCTCACGATGGACGCACGCGACTTCGAGCGCCTGACCGGCGACCGCAGCGCGAGCGACGTGGCGCTGTGGCTCGCGCCCGGCGCGGCCGAGGGCGAGGTGCAGGCGGCGGTACGAAAGCTCGCGGCCGACGAGCCGGGGCTGGGCGATGCGATGGAGCTGTCGTCGGTGGCGCAGATCCGCGCGACCTCGCTGCGCATCTTCGACCGCAGCTTCGCGGTCACCTACTGGCTGCAGGCGGTGGCGATCGCCATCGGGTTGTTCGGCATCGCCGCGAGCTTCAGCGCGCAGGTGCTGGCCCGGCGCAAGGAATTCGGGCTGATGGCGCACCTGGGCTTCACGCGCCGCCAGGTGCTGGCCGTGGTCGCCGGCGAAGGCGCGGCGTGGACGGCCATCGGCGCGGTCGCCGGGTTGGCCCTGGGGCTGGCGGTGTCGGTCGTGCTGGTGCACGTGGTGAACCCGCAGAGCTTCCACTGGACGATGGACCTGCTCGTGCCCTGGTGGCGCCTCGTGGCGCTGTGCGCCGCAGTCGTTGCAGCCGGTACGCTCACGGCCTGGCTGGCAGGCCGCGCGGCGGCCGGGCGCGACGCCGTGCTGGCGGTCAAGGAAGATTGGTAG
- a CDS encoding D-serine ammonia-lyase, whose protein sequence is MNDDNTLGGRSAAEWRNAIPLIDDLVALKELSWFNPGIAPTAQALADVGLDASDVAAASARLQRFAPWIARVFPETQPAGGLIESGIVALPAMQAVLCRDAGIAPQGALWLKKDSHLPISGSIKARGGIYEVLAHAERLALATGLLHEDDDYARLDSDAFRAFFGQHRIAVGSTGNLGLSIGLMGAKLGFHVTVHMSADARAWKKARLRANGVHVVEYASDYSAAVAEGRRQAEADPQCHFVDDENSTDLFLGYAVAAERLQKQLVAEGLAVDAEHPLFVYLPCGVGGGPGGVAFGLKLIFGDAVHCVFAEPTHAPCMLLGVRTGLHEDVSVQDFGIDGVTAADGLAVGRPSGFVGRAMQRLIDGYITVGDDTLYRRIAQMDALEGVQLEPSAVAGLPGMVQVLTETQGYRQRMGLSEARMGRATHLVWATGGGMVPEDEMARYLAQGRALA, encoded by the coding sequence ATGAACGACGACAACACCCTGGGCGGCCGCAGTGCCGCCGAATGGCGCAACGCCATCCCGCTCATCGACGACCTCGTGGCGTTGAAGGAACTGAGCTGGTTCAACCCCGGCATCGCGCCCACGGCGCAAGCCCTGGCCGATGTCGGCCTGGATGCCTCCGACGTGGCCGCGGCCAGCGCGCGGCTGCAGCGCTTCGCGCCGTGGATCGCGCGCGTGTTCCCCGAGACGCAGCCCGCCGGCGGGCTGATCGAATCTGGCATCGTCGCGCTGCCCGCGATGCAGGCCGTGCTGTGCCGCGACGCCGGCATCGCGCCACAGGGCGCGCTGTGGCTCAAGAAGGACAGCCACCTGCCGATCTCCGGCTCGATCAAGGCGCGCGGCGGCATCTACGAGGTGCTGGCCCATGCGGAGCGCCTGGCCCTGGCCACCGGCCTGCTGCACGAGGACGACGACTACGCGCGCCTCGACAGCGACGCCTTCCGCGCCTTCTTCGGCCAGCACCGCATCGCCGTCGGCTCGACCGGCAACCTCGGCCTCTCGATCGGCCTGATGGGCGCCAAGCTCGGCTTCCATGTCACGGTCCACATGTCGGCCGACGCGCGCGCCTGGAAGAAGGCACGGCTGCGCGCGAACGGCGTGCACGTGGTCGAGTACGCGTCCGACTACAGCGCCGCCGTGGCCGAAGGCCGCCGCCAGGCCGAGGCCGACCCGCAGTGCCACTTCGTCGACGACGAGAACTCGACCGACCTCTTCCTCGGCTACGCGGTCGCCGCCGAGCGGCTGCAGAAGCAACTGGTCGCCGAAGGCCTTGCGGTCGATGCCGAGCACCCACTCTTCGTCTACCTGCCCTGCGGCGTGGGCGGCGGGCCGGGCGGCGTGGCCTTCGGGCTGAAGCTGATCTTCGGCGACGCGGTGCACTGCGTCTTCGCCGAACCCACGCACGCGCCCTGCATGCTGCTGGGCGTGCGCACTGGCCTGCACGAGGACGTGTCGGTGCAGGACTTCGGCATCGACGGCGTGACCGCGGCCGACGGCCTGGCCGTGGGCCGGCCGTCGGGCTTCGTCGGGCGCGCGATGCAGCGGCTGATCGATGGCTACATCACGGTCGGCGACGACACGCTGTACCGACGCATCGCGCAGATGGACGCGCTCGAAGGCGTACAGCTCGAGCCCTCCGCCGTGGCCGGCCTGCCCGGCATGGTGCAGGTGCTGACCGAGACGCAGGGCTACCGCCAACGGATGGGGCTGTCCGAAGCGCGGATGGGCCGCGCCACGCACCTCGTGTGGGCCACCGGCGGCGGCATGGTGCCGGAGGACGAGATGGCCCGCTACCTGGCCCAAGGCCGCGCGCTCGCATGA
- a CDS encoding lipocalin-like domain-containing protein — translation MHRRTLLLAMLSAPAAWALPPRALQFPRDFGSHPDLRTEWWYITGHAQSGTREFGFQLTFFRSRVDDTQAMRSAFAAKQLVFAHAAVTDLQGLKLLHDQRIARAGFGIAQAGETDTDVRLRDWTLQRGADGRYQARLPAGDFALALDFTPTQPVLLQGSAGLSRKGPQPEQASYYYSEPQLATRGRLTVQGQGFDVAGTAWLDHEWSEALMHPEAVGWDWIGMNLDDGSALTAFHLRRADGSALWGGGSWRPRGGEARSFGADTVRFDAERRWTSPRTRAAYPVQWRIDTPAGRFTVRALLDDQELDSRGSAGAVYWEGLSELLDDQGRRVGRGYLEMTGYAARLQL, via the coding sequence ATGCATCGCCGCACCCTGCTGCTGGCGATGCTGTCGGCACCCGCCGCCTGGGCGCTGCCACCACGTGCGCTGCAATTTCCGCGCGACTTCGGCAGCCACCCCGATCTGCGCACCGAGTGGTGGTACATCACGGGCCACGCGCAATCGGGCACGCGCGAATTCGGCTTCCAGCTGACCTTCTTCCGCTCGCGCGTGGACGACACGCAGGCCATGCGTTCGGCCTTCGCGGCCAAGCAGCTGGTGTTCGCGCATGCCGCCGTCACCGACCTGCAGGGGCTCAAACTGCTGCACGACCAGCGCATCGCGCGCGCGGGCTTCGGCATCGCGCAGGCCGGCGAGACCGACACCGATGTGCGCCTGCGCGACTGGACGCTGCAGCGCGGCGCCGACGGCCGCTACCAGGCGCGGCTGCCCGCCGGCGACTTCGCACTGGCGCTCGACTTCACGCCGACCCAGCCGGTGCTGCTGCAGGGCAGCGCCGGCCTGTCGCGCAAGGGGCCGCAACCCGAGCAGGCCAGCTACTACTACAGCGAACCGCAGCTCGCCACGCGCGGTCGCCTCACCGTGCAGGGCCAGGGCTTCGACGTGGCGGGCACCGCCTGGCTCGACCACGAATGGAGCGAGGCGCTGATGCACCCCGAGGCCGTCGGCTGGGACTGGATCGGCATGAACCTCGACGATGGCAGCGCGCTCACCGCCTTCCACCTGCGGCGCGCCGACGGCAGCGCGCTGTGGGGCGGCGGCTCGTGGCGGCCGCGCGGCGGCGAGGCGCGCAGCTTCGGCGCCGACACGGTGCGCTTCGACGCCGAGCGGCGCTGGACCAGCCCGCGCACGCGCGCCGCCTACCCGGTGCAGTGGCGCATCGACACGCCCGCCGGGCGCTTCACGGTGCGGGCCTTGCTCGACGACCAGGAACTCGACAGCCGAGGATCGGCCGGCGCGGTGTACTGGGAGGGGCTGAGCGAACTGCTCGACGACCAGGGCCGGCGCGTCGGGCGCGGCTACCTGGAAATGACGGGCTACGCAGCGCGGCTGCAGCTGTAG
- a CDS encoding ATP-binding protein, with protein MRRPQRTSPFERIPVRRPLLPRLTLSRKIFLALATLLVLLLLIFTAFSIVGLQRGLGPYAAEIQIRRMTWLAEGLQKKYAADGNWESLRRDGLIWPRLQWGERDVAGAQLDGRRLPPWYGRSGPPPGGPGDGLLPLQERAFPPPPLDEGGNGGPDMIFEHLGVTDAEGGYVAGARVNPADAARLPLMQRNRVIGYLVLAPPAVFRGQVDRAFLARQSGFLAWTGLVGLMLALLLSWLVARRWLAPIDGLSRAAQEIAHGRLHTRVRVDGTDEIALLGQTFNSMAERLDTIETSRRAWLADVAHELRTPLAAMRAEIEALQDGVRRFDDKTALRLHRQVMRLGQLVDDLRSSMREPDDVTTHGTAAFATVFPFMLLTEAVETMRERFAQRDIAVDTRRLGSVDNGLAMRGDAPRLHQVFMNLLENALNYTDAGGSLRLSASVEGSTTDGLLHLRFDDSAPGPLVHEVPRLFDRLFRGEASRSRETGGSGLGLSICRTIVEEHGGSIDASPSPMGGLRVIVTLPLSPAP; from the coding sequence ATGCGCCGCCCGCAGCGCACCTCGCCCTTCGAACGGATTCCTGTGCGCCGCCCTCTTCTACCTCGCCTGACGCTGTCCCGAAAGATCTTCCTCGCGCTCGCGACGCTGCTCGTTCTGCTGCTCCTCATCTTCACCGCCTTCTCGATCGTCGGCCTGCAGCGCGGCCTCGGGCCCTACGCCGCGGAGATCCAGATCCGCCGGATGACCTGGCTGGCCGAGGGGCTGCAGAAGAAATACGCCGCCGACGGCAACTGGGAGTCGCTGCGGCGCGATGGCTTGATCTGGCCGCGTCTGCAGTGGGGCGAGCGCGACGTGGCCGGTGCACAGCTGGACGGGCGCCGCCTGCCGCCGTGGTACGGCCGGTCCGGCCCGCCGCCCGGCGGGCCCGGCGACGGCCTGCTGCCGCTGCAGGAGCGCGCCTTCCCGCCGCCGCCGCTCGACGAGGGCGGGAACGGCGGACCCGACATGATCTTCGAACACCTCGGCGTGACCGACGCCGAGGGCGGCTACGTGGCCGGCGCCCGTGTCAACCCGGCCGACGCGGCGCGCCTGCCGCTCATGCAACGCAACCGCGTCATCGGCTACCTCGTGCTGGCGCCGCCCGCCGTCTTTAGAGGCCAGGTCGATCGTGCGTTCCTGGCACGCCAATCGGGCTTCCTCGCCTGGACCGGCCTGGTCGGGCTGATGCTGGCGCTGCTGCTGTCGTGGCTGGTGGCGCGCCGCTGGCTCGCGCCGATCGACGGACTGAGCCGCGCCGCACAGGAAATCGCCCATGGCCGTCTCCACACCCGCGTGAGGGTGGATGGCACCGACGAGATCGCCTTGCTCGGCCAGACCTTCAACTCCATGGCCGAACGGCTCGACACCATCGAGACCTCGCGCCGCGCCTGGCTGGCCGACGTCGCGCACGAGTTGCGCACGCCGCTGGCCGCGATGCGCGCCGAGATCGAAGCGCTGCAGGACGGCGTGCGCCGCTTCGACGACAAGACCGCGCTGCGCCTGCACCGTCAGGTGATGCGTCTCGGCCAGCTGGTCGACGACCTGCGCAGCAGCATGCGCGAGCCGGACGACGTGACCACGCACGGCACCGCCGCGTTCGCGACGGTGTTCCCCTTCATGCTGCTGACCGAGGCCGTCGAGACGATGCGCGAACGCTTCGCACAACGCGACATCGCGGTCGACACGCGCCGACTGGGCAGCGTCGACAACGGTCTGGCCATGCGTGGCGACGCGCCGCGGCTGCACCAGGTCTTCATGAACCTGCTGGAAAACGCACTCAACTACACCGATGCCGGCGGCAGCCTGCGACTGAGCGCCAGTGTCGAAGGCAGCACCACCGACGGCCTGCTGCACCTGCGTTTCGACGACAGCGCGCCCGGCCCGCTGGTGCATGAGGTTCCGCGGCTGTTCGACCGCCTGTTTCGCGGCGAGGCATCGCGCAGCCGCGAGACCGGTGGCTCGGGCCTCGGCCTGTCCATCTGCCGCACCATCGTCGAGGAGCACGGCGGCAGCATCGACGCGTCGCCATCGCCGATGGGCGGGCTTCGCGTCATCGTCACCCTTCCTCTGAGCCCCGCACCATGA
- a CDS encoding response regulator gives MTRILIVEDEPDIASVLQDYLRHQGYDTEHIADGQLALARIQAAPPDLTLLDVMLPRLDGLAVLRGARARSDAPVIMLTARTEEVDRLIGLELGADDYICKPFSPREVVARVRAVLRRTAQAAVSNTPPCALTLDEEQWSASLHGEPLNLTRREFRLLQALARHPGRIFSRGQLLELAYEPVDDVTERAVDSHVKNLRRKLAALSPTHDWIRSVYGIGFSLETPDT, from the coding sequence ATGACACGCATCCTCATCGTCGAAGACGAACCCGACATCGCATCGGTGCTGCAGGACTACCTGCGGCACCAGGGCTATGACACCGAACACATCGCCGACGGCCAGCTCGCGCTGGCGCGCATCCAGGCGGCCCCGCCCGACCTGACGCTGCTCGACGTGATGCTGCCGCGGCTCGACGGCCTGGCCGTGCTGCGCGGCGCCCGCGCACGCTCGGACGCGCCGGTGATCATGCTCACCGCGCGCACCGAGGAAGTCGACCGGCTGATCGGCCTCGAGCTGGGCGCGGACGACTACATCTGCAAGCCCTTCTCGCCGCGCGAGGTGGTGGCGCGGGTGCGCGCCGTGCTGCGCCGCACGGCCCAGGCGGCGGTGTCCAACACGCCACCGTGCGCCCTCACGCTCGACGAAGAACAGTGGAGCGCCAGCCTGCATGGCGAGCCGCTCAACCTGACGCGGCGCGAGTTCCGCCTGCTGCAGGCGCTGGCCCGCCACCCCGGCCGCATCTTCTCGCGCGGGCAACTGCTCGAGCTGGCCTACGAGCCGGTCGACGACGTGACCGAGCGCGCCGTGGACAGCCACGTCAAGAACCTGCGCCGCAAGCTTGCCGCGCTCTCGCCGACCCACGACTGGATCCGTTCGGTCTACGGCATCGGTTTCTCGCTGGAGACGCCGGACACCTGA
- the bamA gene encoding outer membrane protein assembly factor BamA, protein MHFFKFRLLGAATAVAGALAAPAAWAIDPFAVRDIRVEGLQRVEPGTVFATVPLHVGDTYTDERGSASIRALFELGVFKDVRIDVRDGTLIVIVEERPTVADVDFVGAKEFDKKALIKALAEVGLAEGRAYDKALTDRAEQEIKRQYVSRSLYNATVVTTVTPIDRNRVNLSFNVTEGEPARIREIRIVGQHAFSEDTLLSLFDQDSGGWMSWYTKSNQYSRTKLNADLETLRSYYLSRGYMEFRIDSTQVAVSPDREDLSVTVKITEGERFVVAGVRLEGDYLAREKEFQTLLDVRVGEPYNGEQVTATTKAFTDYYASFGYAFARVAVQPEIDRERRRVTLVLKGEPQRRVYVRRVNIGGNSRTRDEVIRREFRQYEASWYDGDKIKLSRDRVDRLGYFTDIDIQTQEVAGSPDEVDLVVDVKEKPTGSLQLGAGFSTSDSVTVTFGITQENVFGSGNYLGLSVSLGSYSKAISLSATDPYFTRDGISRTVSAFYSTSRPYYDVDGNYELVHEGASIKFGVPFNEIDRVFFGIGLEKYHFDPGSNGTTTTVDGTTYDTGVPQSYGDYFGCSRDASSGVVTNCTKAGVWGIPLTVGWSRDDRDSALVPTKGRLQSANLELGIGGDMRYLKSDYQYQQYFALNKQYTLAVNGQLGYAKALAGQTYPVFKNFYAGGLGSVRGFESNSLGPRDSVTDGALGGTRRAIFNAELSTPFPGAGNDRTLRLYSFFDMGNVFAERSAGLTDAQWKAQQALRASVGLGISWISPLGPLRVAYAIPVKYQKADDANGIAKDRTQSFQFQIGTAF, encoded by the coding sequence ATGCATTTTTTCAAATTTCGCCTGCTGGGCGCGGCCACGGCGGTGGCCGGCGCACTGGCAGCACCGGCCGCCTGGGCCATCGATCCTTTCGCCGTGCGCGACATCCGTGTGGAGGGCCTCCAGCGCGTGGAGCCCGGCACCGTCTTCGCCACCGTGCCGCTGCATGTCGGCGACACCTACACCGACGAGCGCGGCTCGGCATCCATCCGTGCGCTGTTCGAGCTCGGGGTCTTCAAGGACGTGCGCATCGACGTGCGCGACGGCACCTTGATCGTCATCGTGGAGGAACGCCCCACCGTGGCCGACGTCGACTTCGTCGGCGCCAAGGAGTTCGACAAGAAGGCGCTCATCAAGGCCCTGGCCGAGGTGGGCCTGGCCGAAGGGCGCGCTTACGACAAGGCGCTGACCGACCGCGCCGAGCAGGAGATCAAGCGCCAGTACGTGAGCCGCAGCCTCTACAACGCCACGGTCGTGACCACCGTCACGCCGATCGACCGCAACCGCGTGAACCTGAGCTTCAACGTGACCGAGGGCGAACCCGCACGCATCCGCGAGATCCGCATCGTGGGCCAGCACGCCTTCTCGGAGGACACGCTGCTGAGCCTGTTCGACCAGGACAGCGGCGGCTGGATGAGCTGGTACACCAAGTCGAACCAGTATTCGCGCACCAAACTCAATGCCGACCTGGAGACGCTGCGCTCCTACTACTTGTCGCGCGGCTACATGGAGTTCCGCATCGACTCCACGCAGGTGGCCGTCTCGCCCGACCGCGAAGACCTCAGCGTGACGGTGAAGATCACGGAGGGCGAGCGCTTCGTGGTCGCCGGTGTGCGGCTCGAGGGCGACTACCTGGCGCGCGAGAAGGAGTTCCAGACGCTGCTCGACGTCCGCGTGGGCGAGCCCTACAACGGCGAGCAGGTCACGGCGACGACCAAGGCCTTCACCGACTACTACGCGAGCTTCGGCTACGCCTTCGCCAGGGTCGCGGTGCAGCCGGAGATCGACCGCGAGCGGCGCCGCGTGACACTGGTGCTCAAGGGCGAGCCGCAGCGCCGCGTGTACGTGCGGCGGGTGAACATCGGCGGCAACAGCCGAACGCGCGACGAGGTGATCCGGCGCGAGTTCCGCCAGTACGAGGCGAGCTGGTACGACGGCGACAAGATCAAGCTGTCGCGCGACCGGGTGGACCGCCTGGGCTACTTCACCGACATCGACATCCAGACGCAGGAGGTCGCCGGCTCGCCGGACGAGGTTGATCTGGTGGTCGACGTCAAGGAGAAGCCCACCGGCAGCCTGCAGCTGGGCGCCGGCTTCTCCACCTCGGACAGCGTCACCGTGACCTTCGGCATCACGCAGGAGAACGTCTTCGGCTCGGGCAACTATCTGGGGCTGTCGGTGAGCCTCGGGTCGTACAGCAAGGCGATCTCGCTGTCGGCCACCGACCCGTACTTCACGCGCGACGGCATCTCGCGCACGGTTTCGGCCTTCTACTCGACGTCACGGCCCTACTACGACGTGGACGGCAACTACGAGCTGGTGCACGAAGGCGCATCGATCAAGTTCGGCGTGCCTTTCAACGAGATCGATCGCGTCTTCTTCGGCATCGGCCTGGAGAAGTACCACTTCGACCCCGGCTCCAACGGCACGACCACGACGGTGGATGGCACGACCTACGACACCGGCGTGCCGCAGTCCTATGGCGACTACTTCGGCTGCAGCCGGGACGCCAGCAGCGGCGTGGTCACGAACTGCACGAAGGCGGGCGTCTGGGGCATTCCGCTGACCGTGGGCTGGTCGCGCGACGATCGCGACAGCGCGCTGGTGCCCACCAAAGGCCGCTTGCAGTCGGCCAACCTGGAGCTGGGCATCGGGGGCGACATGCGCTACCTCAAGAGCGACTACCAGTACCAGCAGTACTTCGCGCTCAACAAGCAGTACACGTTGGCGGTCAATGGCCAGCTCGGCTACGCCAAGGCGCTGGCCGGCCAGACCTACCCCGTGTTCAAGAACTTCTACGCCGGCGGCCTGGGCTCGGTGCGCGGTTTCGAGAGCAACTCGCTCGGGCCGCGCGACAGCGTGACCGACGGCGCGCTGGGCGGCACCCGCAGGGCGATCTTCAATGCCGAGCTGAGCACGCCCTTTCCGGGCGCTGGCAACGATCGCACGCTGCGCCTCTACAGCTTCTTCGACATGGGCAACGTGTTCGCCGAGCGCAGCGCCGGCCTGACCGATGCGCAGTGGAAGGCACAGCAGGCCCTGCGGGCGTCGGTGGGCCTGGGCATCAGCTGGATCTCGCCGCTCGGGCCGTTGCGGGTGGCCTATGCCATTCCCGTGAAGTACCAGAAGGCCGACGATGCGAACGGCATCGCGAAAGACCGGACGCAGAGCTTCCAGTTCCAGATCGGCACGGCGTTCTGA